A genomic region of Bacteroidia bacterium contains the following coding sequences:
- a CDS encoding response regulator — protein sequence MKKQVILCVDDEKIVLSSLIQELEANFGDRFVYEAAETAEEAKELISEYESKGEYTVTLVICDWLMPHIKGDEFLIELYQVYPHIKTIVLTGQANAEAIEQMQKYANISAYIHKPWQAEKLIQTIEQVLSIIPES from the coding sequence ATGAAGAAGCAAGTAATACTTTGTGTAGATGACGAGAAGATAGTCTTGAGTTCACTAATTCAAGAGCTGGAAGCTAATTTTGGAGATAGGTTTGTGTATGAAGCCGCTGAAACGGCTGAAGAGGCAAAGGAACTTATATCTGAATACGAAAGCAAGGGTGAATATACCGTAACTTTAGTTATTTGTGATTGGCTGATGCCGCACATCAAAGGTGATGAGTTTTTGATTGAACTGTATCAAGTCTATCCTCATATTAAGACCATAGTGCTTACAGGTCAAGCTAATGCCGAAGCCATTGAACAGATGCAAAAATATGCCAATATTTCTGCTTATATCCATAAACCTTGGCAAGCAGAAAAGCTTATTCAAACAATAGAGCAAGTGTTGAGTATAATTCCAGAGTCTTAA